A single Ziziphus jujuba cultivar Dongzao chromosome 11, ASM3175591v1 DNA region contains:
- the LOC107432764 gene encoding co-chaperone protein p23-2 isoform X2, whose protein sequence is MSRHPEVLWAQRSDKVYLTVALPDAKDINVKCEPPGLFSFSALGAHGEPFDFSLTLYGPIVPEKKQKGWWKRLLETEEKPAPYLKVDWNRWCDEDEEESTSDLASEDDDDAMYGSQEAGSSDDEGMLYLPDLEKARGN, encoded by the exons ATGAG TCGGCATCCGGAGGTTCTTTGGGCTCAGCGCTCCGACAAGGTTTACCTGACGGTGGCTCTGCCGGACGCTAAAGATATCAATGTCAAGTGTGAGCCTCCGGGTTTGTTCAGTTTCTCTGCTTTGGGTGCCCATGGCGAGCCCTTTGACTTCAGTTTGACACTATACGGTCCAATAGTCCCCGAG AAAAAGCAGAAAGGATGGTGGAAACGACTCTTGGAGACGGAAGAAAAACCCGCACCTTATCTTAAGGTTGATTGGAACAGGTGGTGTGATGAGGACGAGGAAGAGTCAACTT CTGACTTGGCGTccgaagatgatgatgatgctatG TATGGCAGTCAAGAGGCAGGAAGCAGTGATGATGAAGGAATGCTTT ATCTCCCTGACTTGGAAAAAGCAAGAGGAAACTAG
- the LOC107432764 gene encoding co-chaperone protein p23-2 isoform X1: protein MSRHPEVLWAQRSDKVYLTVALPDAKDINVKCEPPGLFSFSALGAHGEPFDFSLTLYGPIVPESCKTKVGLRNILCFIQKKQKGWWKRLLETEEKPAPYLKVDWNRWCDEDEEESTSDLASEDDDDAMYGSQEAGSSDDEGMLYLPDLEKARGN from the exons ATGAG TCGGCATCCGGAGGTTCTTTGGGCTCAGCGCTCCGACAAGGTTTACCTGACGGTGGCTCTGCCGGACGCTAAAGATATCAATGTCAAGTGTGAGCCTCCGGGTTTGTTCAGTTTCTCTGCTTTGGGTGCCCATGGCGAGCCCTTTGACTTCAGTTTGACACTATACGGTCCAATAGTCCCCGAG AGTTGTAAAACTAAAGTGGGGTTAAGGAATATACTATGCTTCATCCAGAAAAAGCAGAAAGGATGGTGGAAACGACTCTTGGAGACGGAAGAAAAACCCGCACCTTATCTTAAGGTTGATTGGAACAGGTGGTGTGATGAGGACGAGGAAGAGTCAACTT CTGACTTGGCGTccgaagatgatgatgatgctatG TATGGCAGTCAAGAGGCAGGAAGCAGTGATGATGAAGGAATGCTTT ATCTCCCTGACTTGGAAAAAGCAAGAGGAAACTAG